In a single window of the Arachis hypogaea cultivar Tifrunner chromosome 6, arahy.Tifrunner.gnm2.J5K5, whole genome shotgun sequence genome:
- the LOC112805385 gene encoding uncharacterized protein, giving the protein MGPLVRVLRLVDGEKKPPMGYIYEAMEKNCQLHRQLHAAGHFLNPELFYDNPRIELDLEVTKGWFECITRLVPSIAVQEKILEEQALYKAGYGHFGSSFIKSQRKKLSPAFWWQTYGHEAPNMRDLAIKILSLTCSASRCECNWSIFEHIHTKKRNRLDHERMECLVFIKYNQQFIERYNLKDEVDPIALNDIDECNEWLVGEIETATFRDDDNMDDDADLVHQDDNTLSWNLVFEAMRGHEPTTYTRRQQNKNRKEPAIVRGGAKGGPKKQEEEIQFNDNESEDDEGVEGHDNNRVNLDESNES; this is encoded by the exons ATGGGGCCTCTTGTTCGGGTGCTTCGACTTGTTGATGGGGAGAAGAAGCCACCAATGGGTTATATATATGAAGCAATGGAGAAG AATTGCCAACTTCATCGTCAGTTGCATGCTGCTGGTCATTTTCTGAATCCGGAGTTGTTTTATGATAATCCTCGCATTGAGTTGGATTTAGAAGTTACAAAGGGGTGGTTTGAGTGCATCACTAGATTGGTGCCAAGTATAGCTGTGCAAGAGAAGATATTGGAGGAGCAAGCACTATATAAGGCTGGCTATGGACATTTTGGATCATCCTTTATAAAATCTCAAAGGAAAAAGCTTTCACCCG caTTTTGGTGGCAGACATATGGGCATGAAGCTCCAAACATGCGAGACCTTGCTATCAAGATCTTGAGCTTGACTTGTAGTGCTTCTAGATGTGAGTGCAATTGGAGTATATTTGAGCATATTCATACTAAGAaaagaaataggcttgatcatGAAAGGATGGAATGTTTGGTCTTCATAAAGTATAATCAACAATTCATCGAGAGGTACAACCTTAAAGATGAAGTTGACCCTATTGCACTCAATGACATTGATGAGTGTAATGAGTGGTTAGTGGGAGAAATTGAGACTGCCACCTTTCGAGATGATGATAATATGGATGATGATGCTGATTTGGTTCATCAAGATGACAACACTTTGAGTTGGAACCTTGTTTTTGAAGCAATGAGAGGACATGAGCCTACAACATATActagaagacaacaaaataaaaatagaaaagaacctGCAATTGTAAGAGGTGGTGCAAAGGGTGGACCAA aaaaacaagaagaggagattcaATTCAATGATAATGAATCAGAGGATGATGAGGGGGTAGAGGGACACGATAATAATCGTGTTAATTTGGATGAATCTAATGAGAGCTAG
- the LOC140173627 gene encoding uncharacterized protein yields the protein MFFKSIDASDYVKTDEKNFELLDGIVEKIGEQNVVQVVTNNGSNYVLADIGKLPLIQKTIKSAISLVSFTYSHSSTLSMLRPFTNGKELVRHVVTRFATSFLSLERLYEKKENLRRMFTSDEWVKNKLSREAKGRETIKIVIRPSF from the exons ATGTTTTTTAAGTCTATTGATGCCTCTGATTATGTGAAGAcggatgaaaaaaattttgagcTTCTTGATGGTATTGTTGAGAAAATTGGGGAGCAAAATGTTGTTCAAGTTGTAACTAACAACGGGAGCAACTATGTTTTAGCCG ACATTGGAAAGTTACCATTAATCCAAAAAACCATAAAAAGTGCCATTTCTTTGGTTAGCTTTACTTATAGTCACTCTAGCACTTTATCCATGTTGAGACCATTCACAAATGGCAAGGAATTGGTGAGGCATGTAGTCACCCGATTTGCCACTTCATTTCTCTCTTTGGAAAGACTTtatgagaagaaagaaaatctaagaaGAATGTTCACTTCAGATGAGTGGGTAAAGAATAAGTTGTCGAGGGAGGCAAAGGGGAGGGAGACAATAAAGATTGTTATTAGGCCCTCCTTTTGA